The Acidobacteriota bacterium genomic interval GGCTCTCCTCGAGGACGTCTACACCGACGAGCGGCTCCGGGCGGTCCTCGGCGGGGACCCGCGCCGTCTGGCGGCGCTCCTCGCCGCGCCCTGGTTCCGGATGCCGGCGGCACCCGATCTTCCGTCGCTGATCAGCCGCGTGCGCCGCCTGCCCGACCCCGTGCGGCGCATCGGGGACCAGGCGCTGTTCGACCTGGCGATCACCGGCCGCTCCGAGATCCACGGGGTCTCGCTCGAGGAGCTGGGGCCGAAGGCCTACGACCTCGCCGCCGACGTGCTCGAGCTGCTGGCGGCGGACGCCCGCCTGCGCGAACACTTCCTGTCCAACCGGCTCGGGGACGCGGTCCGGATCGAGGACGAGGTGGAGTTCCTCCACCGGTGCGCGGAGCGCTTCGACCTCTACTCGCGGATGCTCCGGGAGGCGGGAGAGGTCGAGGAGCCGCCGGAGGAGGGCGGGGCGCCCCGGGAGACGGCGGGAGGCCTGGTGGTTCCCGGCTCGGAGGGGGCGCTCGTGCGGGCCGGGGAAGCGGCGCTTCTCGCGGGCGCGGCCGCCCGGGAGGCCGTCGCCGGGCAGGCGGAGCAGGAAGAGGAACCCGCTCCGAGCGGGGGCCCGCTGTTCACGGGGGCTTCCCTGCCGCGGGAGCACCTCCTCGGCGCCTACGAGCGGCTGCTCCTGTTCGCCGGCCTCGACCTCGACCGCCTGCGCGAGGAGCTGATGTCGATCGTCATCGACCAGGACGAGGCGATCGAGACCCTCTGCGACGACCTCGCCCTGTACGCGGTCGGCACCCAGAACCTCCTCCGCCCCGGGAGCTACTTCCTCGTCGGGCCGACGGGGGTGGGGAAGAACTACCTCGTCGAGACGCTGGTGCGCCTGCTGGAGCGGCAGTGGGGTCTCGAGGTCCCGCTCCTGACGATCGAAGGGCCGAACTACACCTACCCCTCCGACATCAACGAGCTCCGCGGCGCCACCCGCGGGTTCATCCGCTCCGACGAGCCGGGCCTGCTCACCGAGTTCCACAAGCGCGCCGCCGGCGCACCCCTCGCGGTGATCCTCGTCGACGAGGTGGAGAAGGCTCACCCCCAGCTCAGGCGGTTCTTCCTTTCGATCATGGACCGCGGCACGACGACCGACGCTCACGGGAACGAGCTCAACTTCGCCGGCACGCTGATCTTCTACACGTCGAACATCGGCTACAAGGACCGCGGCGCGAGCACGAAGCCGATCGGCTTCGGGGGCGACGAGGAACGTCAAGCCGCCTACCGGGCCGAACTGTCGCGGGCGCTGAAGAAGACCCTCTCGCCCGAATTCATCAACCGGCTGAAGATCGTGCGCTTCCGGCACCTCGGCCGCGACTCCGCGGCGAGGATCCTCCGCCTCGAGTTCGAGAAGATCGCCGTCCGCTACCGGGACATCCACGGCATCGAGCTGCGCCTGTCGCCCGCGGCCGAAGAGCACCTGCTCGACCGCGGCTACTCGCCGGAGTACGGCGCGCGGCGGCTGGCGGCCCTCCTCCAGCGGCACTGCAACGTCGAGGTGGGCAAGATGATCCGTCGCGACGAGCGCGGCCGGCGGGAGACGCCGGAAGATCTCCTGCAGCGGGTGCGCGAGCTGAAGGCCTCCGACAAGCCGGTGGACCTCACTGCGCTCGACCGCGAGATCCTCCAGCGGGCCCGCGCGCGGGTCCCCTACCGCGGGGTTCTCATCGACGTCGAGGACGGGCGTCTGGTCTGCCGCCGGATCGGCGGGGAGGGGACGTCTTCGTGAGCGCGGCGCTGCCCCTGATCGACCAGGTCGGGCGCCTGATCGAGCGGACCTACGACTTCGACGCGGGGGTCGGCCCGCTCGGCCGCTTCGTGGTGGGGGACCTCGGCCATGCGCGCCTGATCGAGCGCCAGCGTGCCGGCGCCGGCGCGGACGTCACGGAAGGCGCGGGAGCCCGGCTGCTCCTGCGGCCGCTCCCGCGGCGGGAGGCCTGGGCCGCCGCGCTCTACCTTCCGGATGCGCTGATCGAAACGCTCGAACGTCATGACCCGCGGCGCGAGATCGGCGGCCAGAACGTGGGCGAGTTCGCGACGCTGGTGGAGGAGGTGGACCATCTGCTCACCTTCGCCGACCGCGTCCGCCGGCGCGAGGGCCCGCTGTCCCTGCTCGAGCTCGAATGGCATGCCGGGGTGACGAAGTACCTCGTGCTCACCCATTTCATCGCCCGGTTGACCGGGCGGAGGGACATCGGCGACGCCGCCCGGTCGTTCGTGGAGCGCTACCTGTTCCCGGCGGAGTACTCGGAGGAGGACCCCGCCGTCCGGGCCCGGTACCGGGACGCCGACCGGTTCGCGATCCGCCTGATCCGCGCCTTGAGGCCGAGGTCGCCGAGCGAGCGGCTGCGGCTGCTCCGCCGCTTCCACCGCGCGAACCACCACGAGAAGATGCGCGAGTTCGCCCGGCTCCCGGTGGCCTGACGGGCGGGGCCTCAGGATCCGGAGAGGATCTCCCGGGCGAGCCGGTTGACGAGCTTGCCGTCCGCCGCCCCGCGAAGCTCCGCCATCGCCGCTTTCATCACCTTGCCCAGATCGCCCGGTCCGGAGGCTCCCACCTGCGCCACGATCGCCTTCAGGCGCTCGCGGATCTCCTCCTCGCCGAGCTGCCGGGGAAGGTAGGCCTCGACCACCTCGAGCTCCCTCCGCTCCTTTTCGACGAGGTCGTCCCGGCCTCCCTTGGAGTAGGCCTCGATCGCCTCCCGGCGCTGCTTGGCGTAGGCGGCAAGAACGGCGAGGACTCCCTGATCGTCGAGCTGGTAGTCGACGCCGTGCGCGGACCGCTTGGCCACCTCCGCCTCGGTGATCTTCGCCTTCAGCATCCGAAGCGTGGCCAGCCGGTCGGTGTCGCGAGCCCTCATCGCCTCCTTCATGTCGTCGAGGATCCGCTGCTTGAGGGACATCGTGGCGCCTCCCCGGGGAACGAACCCGCGTGGATGGCCGGTATGGTAACCGGCGGCGCGCCGG includes:
- a CDS encoding ATP-dependent Clp protease ATP-binding subunit, which gives rise to MTDRRSAIVPLDERTLLQRLERAAERLGVEPLQRREMEHLVGVVTRCSALLEDVYTDERLRAVLGGDPRRLAALLAAPWFRMPAAPDLPSLISRVRRLPDPVRRIGDQALFDLAITGRSEIHGVSLEELGPKAYDLAADVLELLAADARLREHFLSNRLGDAVRIEDEVEFLHRCAERFDLYSRMLREAGEVEEPPEEGGAPRETAGGLVVPGSEGALVRAGEAALLAGAAAREAVAGQAEQEEEPAPSGGPLFTGASLPREHLLGAYERLLLFAGLDLDRLREELMSIVIDQDEAIETLCDDLALYAVGTQNLLRPGSYFLVGPTGVGKNYLVETLVRLLERQWGLEVPLLTIEGPNYTYPSDINELRGATRGFIRSDEPGLLTEFHKRAAGAPLAVILVDEVEKAHPQLRRFFLSIMDRGTTTDAHGNELNFAGTLIFYTSNIGYKDRGASTKPIGFGGDEERQAAYRAELSRALKKTLSPEFINRLKIVRFRHLGRDSAARILRLEFEKIAVRYRDIHGIELRLSPAAEEHLLDRGYSPEYGARRLAALLQRHCNVEVGKMIRRDERGRRETPEDLLQRVRELKASDKPVDLTALDREILQRARARVPYRGVLIDVEDGRLVCRRIGGEGTSS
- a CDS encoding GatB/YqeY domain-containing protein, with translation MSLKQRILDDMKEAMRARDTDRLATLRMLKAKITEAEVAKRSAHGVDYQLDDQGVLAVLAAYAKQRREAIEAYSKGGRDDLVEKERRELEVVEAYLPRQLGEEEIRERLKAIVAQVGASGPGDLGKVMKAAMAELRGAADGKLVNRLAREILSGS